One Streptomyces drozdowiczii DNA segment encodes these proteins:
- a CDS encoding alpha/beta fold hydrolase, with translation MDDQSVVDVGDVRLAYRTWGDPFGSPVVLLHDLGASAASWEAAGSLLGREWRVYAIDLRGHGESDWPDEYDLELMRDDVLGFLDECELDRAGVVGHGMGGVVAHLLAQEHPDRVERLVLVETPPPFPGAAGPAVEPDGPADYDEAALAPVNGELADPDPAWARGLGEIVAPTLLLAGGPTSTMPQGRLQDMASMIPDCHLVTMGGGHRPHEADPEQTAQRITEFFTS, from the coding sequence ATGGATGATCAGTCTGTGGTGGATGTCGGCGACGTGCGGCTGGCGTACCGGACCTGGGGTGACCCGTTCGGGTCGCCCGTCGTACTGCTGCACGATCTCGGCGCGAGCGCGGCGAGCTGGGAAGCGGCCGGGAGCCTGCTGGGGCGGGAATGGCGGGTGTACGCAATCGACCTGCGCGGCCACGGGGAGAGCGACTGGCCCGACGAGTACGACCTGGAGCTGATGCGCGACGACGTGCTCGGCTTCCTGGACGAGTGCGAACTCGACCGGGCGGGCGTGGTCGGCCACGGCATGGGCGGGGTCGTCGCCCACCTCCTCGCGCAGGAGCACCCGGACCGGGTGGAGCGGCTGGTGCTGGTGGAGACCCCGCCGCCGTTCCCCGGGGCGGCGGGCCCGGCGGTCGAGCCGGACGGGCCCGCCGATTACGACGAGGCGGCGCTCGCCCCGGTGAACGGCGAGCTGGCGGACCCGGATCCGGCGTGGGCGCGGGGTCTCGGGGAGATCGTCGCGCCGACGCTGTTGCTCGCGGGCGGACCGACGAGCACGATGCCGCAGGGGCGGCTCCAGGACATGGCCTCGATGATCCCGGACTGCCACCTGGTCACGATGGGCGGCGGTCACCGCCCGCACGAGGCCGATCCGGAGCAGACGGCGCAGCGGATCACGGAGTTCTTCACGAGCTGA
- a CDS encoding chitosanase produces MKLTTRALVTPFAALLMTATTLTGCAQAGGSSGKGAADGLAAPAKKDIAMQLVSSAENSTLDWKAQYGYIEDIGDGRGYTGGIIGFCSGTGDMLRVVERYAKSRPGNALERFLPALRKVKGSDAHTGLGSPFARAWAEAAKDAKFREAQDAERDASYFDPAVRQAKRDGLGTLGQFAYYDAYVMHGEADADGTTGFRTIRSQALDAARTPADGGDETAYLDAFLDARVDAIREEPSHSDTSRVETAQRVFLDEGNLDLDPPLAWKVYGDSYEIKSS; encoded by the coding sequence GTGAAGCTCACCACGCGCGCCCTGGTCACCCCCTTCGCCGCCCTCCTGATGACCGCCACCACGCTCACCGGCTGCGCCCAGGCCGGTGGCTCCTCCGGCAAGGGGGCGGCGGACGGGCTGGCCGCCCCGGCGAAGAAGGACATCGCCATGCAACTGGTCTCCAGCGCGGAGAACTCCACGCTGGACTGGAAGGCGCAGTACGGCTACATCGAGGACATCGGGGACGGGCGCGGCTACACGGGCGGCATCATCGGCTTCTGCTCCGGCACCGGGGACATGCTCCGGGTCGTGGAGCGGTACGCGAAGTCCCGGCCGGGCAACGCGCTGGAGCGGTTCCTGCCCGCGCTGCGGAAGGTGAAGGGCAGCGACGCGCACACGGGGCTCGGCTCCCCGTTCGCCCGAGCCTGGGCCGAGGCGGCGAAGGACGCGAAGTTCCGGGAGGCGCAGGACGCCGAGCGGGACGCGTCGTACTTCGATCCGGCGGTACGGCAGGCGAAGCGGGACGGGCTGGGCACGCTGGGCCAGTTCGCGTACTACGACGCGTACGTCATGCACGGCGAGGCCGACGCGGACGGCACCACCGGTTTCCGCACGATCCGGAGCCAGGCGCTCGACGCGGCCAGGACGCCCGCGGACGGGGGTGACGAGACCGCGTATCTGGACGCCTTCCTCGACGCCCGGGTCGACGCGATCCGCGAGGAGCCCTCGCACAGCGACACCAGCCGGGTCGAGACCGCGCAACGGGTCTTCCTGGACGAGGGCAACCTCGATCTGGACCCGCCGCTGGCCTGGAAGGTGTACGGCGACAGCTACGAGATCAAGAGCTCCTAG
- a CDS encoding chitosanase encodes MYAPHKRTARRTTRSVRLALVAVGLTLTAVPATAFAGTTPVPTAAHQQEAALAGLDDPAKKDIAMQLVSSAENSTLDWKAQYGYIEDIGDGRGYTAGIIGFCSGTGDMLDLVELYTRRKPDNVLAGYLPALREVDGSDSHDGLDPGFQDAWETAAQDPDFQQAQNDERDRVYFDPAVGRAKSDGLGTLGQFAYYDAIVMHGDGGDSTSFGSIRQRALAQAKPPAQGGDEVAYLDAFLDARVWAMEQEEAHSDTSRVDTAQRVFLRNGNLNLDPPLDWKVYGDSFHIG; translated from the coding sequence GTGTACGCTCCCCACAAGCGCACCGCACGTCGCACCACCCGATCCGTGCGCCTCGCGCTCGTCGCGGTCGGACTGACCCTCACGGCGGTGCCCGCCACCGCCTTCGCCGGCACCACGCCCGTCCCCACGGCGGCTCACCAGCAGGAGGCGGCCTTGGCCGGTCTCGACGATCCGGCGAAGAAGGACATCGCCATGCAACTGGTCTCCAGCGCGGAGAACTCCACGCTGGACTGGAAGGCGCAGTACGGCTACATCGAGGACATCGGCGACGGCCGCGGCTACACCGCGGGCATCATCGGCTTCTGCTCCGGCACCGGCGACATGCTCGACCTGGTGGAGCTGTACACGCGGCGCAAGCCGGACAACGTACTGGCCGGGTATCTGCCGGCCCTGCGCGAGGTGGACGGCAGCGACTCGCACGACGGTCTGGACCCGGGCTTCCAGGACGCCTGGGAGACGGCCGCCCAGGATCCGGACTTCCAGCAGGCGCAGAACGACGAGCGCGACCGGGTGTACTTCGACCCGGCGGTCGGCCGGGCCAAGAGCGACGGCCTGGGCACGCTCGGCCAGTTCGCCTACTACGACGCCATCGTGATGCACGGCGACGGCGGCGACAGCACGAGCTTCGGGTCCATCCGGCAGCGGGCCCTGGCACAGGCGAAGCCGCCGGCCCAGGGCGGTGACGAGGTGGCCTACCTCGACGCCTTCCTGGACGCGCGGGTCTGGGCCATGGAGCAGGAGGAGGCCCACTCGGACACCAGCCGGGTGGACACCGCCCAGCGGGTCTTCCTGCGGAACGGCAATCTGAACCTGGACCCGCCGCTCGACTGGAAGGTGTACGGGGACAGCTTCCACATCGGCTGA
- a CDS encoding nucleobase:cation symporter-2 family protein encodes MAATPRFRDDASATPHTDGAPETAPSDRKHPVDETLPPLKMFTSGLQHVAAMYAGVVAPPMIVGPAVGLSPKETAFLMGASLFTAGIATLLQTLGFWRIGARLPFVNGVSFAGVTPMVAIGKDRGHDGIAVIFGAIIVASLLGFVLAPYFCKLVRFFPPVVTGTVITLIGVSLLPVAFNWSQGGNATAHDYGSTTNITMAAVTLVIVLALRKLLRGFLQQIAILLGLIIGTLIAIPVGITDFGAIKNADAIGFPTPFHFGAPQFEIAAIVSMSIVMLVCMTESTADMLALGKIVDRPADERTIEGGLRADTLGSAISPLFNGFMCSAFAQNIGLVAMTKVRSRFVVAAGGGILILLGLVPVAASVIALVPLPVLGGAGIVLFGSVAASGIQTLAGAALEKGENALIVAAAVGVGLIPIAAPDFYHAFPKDLLVVLDSGISTGCVVAIVLNLAFNHLGRKADTDEAGTAPGGHDPVKAMEVAAH; translated from the coding sequence CGTCCGACCGGAAGCATCCGGTCGACGAGACACTCCCCCCGCTGAAGATGTTCACCAGCGGCCTCCAGCACGTGGCCGCGATGTACGCGGGCGTGGTGGCCCCGCCCATGATCGTGGGGCCCGCCGTGGGCCTCAGCCCCAAGGAGACCGCGTTCCTGATGGGGGCGAGCCTGTTCACCGCGGGCATAGCCACCCTGCTCCAGACGCTCGGCTTCTGGCGCATAGGCGCCCGGCTGCCGTTCGTCAACGGCGTCTCGTTCGCCGGGGTGACCCCGATGGTGGCGATCGGCAAGGACCGGGGCCACGACGGGATCGCCGTCATCTTCGGCGCGATCATCGTGGCGAGCCTCCTCGGCTTCGTCCTCGCGCCCTACTTCTGCAAACTGGTCCGCTTCTTCCCACCCGTGGTCACCGGCACCGTCATCACCCTCATCGGTGTCTCGCTGCTGCCGGTCGCCTTCAACTGGTCCCAGGGCGGCAACGCGACCGCCCACGACTACGGCTCCACCACCAACATCACCATGGCGGCGGTCACCCTCGTCATCGTGCTGGCCCTGCGCAAACTGCTGCGCGGCTTCCTCCAGCAGATCGCCATCCTGCTCGGCTTGATCATCGGCACGCTCATCGCGATCCCCGTCGGCATCACCGACTTCGGCGCGATCAAGAACGCCGACGCGATCGGCTTCCCCACCCCGTTCCACTTCGGCGCCCCGCAGTTCGAGATCGCCGCGATCGTCTCGATGAGCATCGTGATGCTGGTCTGCATGACCGAGTCCACGGCGGACATGCTGGCCCTCGGCAAGATCGTGGACCGCCCCGCCGACGAACGGACCATCGAGGGCGGGCTGCGCGCCGACACCCTGGGCAGTGCCATCAGCCCGCTGTTCAACGGCTTCATGTGCAGCGCCTTCGCCCAGAACATCGGCCTGGTCGCGATGACCAAGGTCCGCAGCCGCTTCGTCGTCGCGGCCGGCGGCGGCATCCTGATCCTGCTCGGCCTGGTCCCGGTGGCCGCGTCCGTCATCGCGCTGGTGCCGCTGCCGGTGCTCGGCGGCGCGGGCATCGTCCTGTTCGGCTCGGTCGCGGCCAGCGGCATCCAGACCCTGGCCGGCGCCGCGCTGGAGAAGGGCGAGAACGCGCTGATCGTCGCGGCGGCCGTCGGCGTCGGGCTGATACCGATCGCGGCGCCCGACTTCTACCACGCCTTCCCGAAGGACCTCCTGGTCGTCCTGGACTCCGGCATCTCGACGGGATGCGTGGTGGCGATCGTCCTCAACCTGGCCTTCAACCACCTCGGCCGCAAAGCCGACACGGACGAGGCGGGCACCGCACCTGGCGGCCACGACCCGGTCAAGGCGATGGAGGTCGCCGCTCACTGA